From a region of the Janthinobacterium sp. 61 genome:
- a CDS encoding YihY family inner membrane protein gives MFSKYILPLFQYLWRALSMGLAVVRGLTWSETRDLLQFARRRVREESLPQVAGSLTFATVFALVPLLTLALAIFTTFPLFNTFRHALEDYFVQSVMPKGISNTILDYLTTFASKATRLSAIGAGALIVTSVGMMGLIERVFNRIWRVRQERRWTKRLLVYWAIVTLGPLLVGVSLTVTSRLFMATSGVVGAVPFLGAVFYTLVSIGLTMLAFTLLYIAVPNRDVDWRDAAWGGLLAALAFEVAKRGFGEFIQEFPTYSRIYGALAALPLFLVWIYLSWMITLVGALLVAALPVVKYERWWYEAAPGSEFVDAVAILKVLHQACHCADSALVGAAEIRRSTRLGFEEMETLLDKMVQQGWVGRVNVDGAVRVQWGKRVADSSDHWVLLGNVNRISLADVYRLFVFGGMRVNSGYPVGSTNERDIKAAEEAAALAAQVENAVEQGLGLTLAQHFGEVRCA, from the coding sequence ATGTTTTCAAAATATATACTCCCCCTCTTTCAATACCTGTGGCGCGCCCTGAGCATGGGACTGGCCGTCGTGCGCGGCCTGACATGGTCCGAAACGCGCGACCTGCTGCAGTTCGCGCGCCGCCGCGTGCGCGAGGAAAGCCTGCCGCAAGTGGCCGGCAGCCTGACCTTCGCCACCGTGTTTGCGCTGGTGCCCCTGCTCACACTGGCCCTGGCTATCTTCACCACTTTCCCCCTGTTTAATACCTTCCGCCACGCGCTGGAAGACTATTTCGTGCAAAGCGTGATGCCCAAGGGCATTTCGAACACCATCCTCGACTATCTGACCACGTTTGCCTCGAAGGCGACGCGCCTGTCGGCCATCGGCGCGGGCGCCCTCATCGTCACCTCGGTGGGCATGATGGGCTTGATCGAGCGCGTCTTCAACCGCATCTGGCGCGTGCGCCAGGAACGCCGATGGACCAAGCGCCTGCTCGTCTACTGGGCCATCGTCACCCTGGGCCCGCTGCTGGTGGGCGTGTCGCTGACGGTGACCTCGCGCCTCTTCATGGCCACCAGCGGCGTGGTGGGCGCCGTGCCTTTCCTCGGCGCCGTGTTTTATACCCTGGTGTCGATCGGCCTGACCATGCTGGCGTTTACCCTGCTGTACATCGCCGTGCCGAACCGCGACGTGGACTGGCGCGACGCGGCCTGGGGCGGTTTGCTGGCGGCACTGGCCTTCGAGGTGGCCAAGCGTGGCTTCGGTGAATTCATCCAGGAATTCCCTACGTATTCGCGCATCTATGGCGCGCTGGCCGCCTTGCCGCTGTTCCTCGTGTGGATTTACCTGAGCTGGATGATCACCCTGGTGGGCGCTTTGCTGGTGGCCGCCTTGCCCGTCGTGAAATACGAACGCTGGTGGTACGAGGCGGCACCGGGCAGCGAATTCGTCGACGCGGTCGCCATCCTGAAAGTGCTGCACCAGGCCTGCCACTGCGCCGATTCGGCCCTGGTGGGGGCGGCCGAAATCCGCCGCAGCACGCGCCTGGGTTTCGAAGAGATGGAAACCCTGCTCGACAAGATGGTGCAGCAGGGCTGGGTGGGCAGGGTCAACGTGGATGGCGCCGTGCGGGTGCAGTGGGGCAAGCGCGTGGCCGACAGTTCCGATCACTGGGTCTTGCTGGGCAATGTCAACCGCATCAGCCTGGCCGACGTCTACCGTTTATTCGTCTTCGGCGGCATGCGCGTGAACTCCGGTTATCCGGTCGGTTCCACCAATGAACGCGACATCAAGGCGGCGGAAGAAGCGGCCGCCCTGGCGGCGCAGGTGGAAAACGCCGTGGAGCAGGGGCTGGGCCTGACCCTGGCACAGCATTTTGGCGAAGTGCGCTGCGCCTGA